ctatcattgaaataaaacaattgaaagtggggagaaaatctcattgtgaaataaatgtttttctccaatacaTGTTTGTCACAATTAtcggcacccaattattgcaacgtccttttcccaagataacagctctgagttttctcctataatgcctgatgaggttagagacacctgacaagagatcagagaccattccttcatccagaatcactccagaccctttagattcacagctccatgttggtgcttcttctcttcagttcaccgctcattttctacagggttcaggtcagaggactggaatggccagcagaagcttggtttgtgctcagtgacccatttttgtgttgtttttgaggtttgtgtttggattattgtacggttggaagatccaaacatggcccattataagatttctaacagagtcagtcacttattgattttttatctgttggtatttgatagaatccatgatgccatgtgtctaaacaagatgtccaggacctccagcagaaatataggcccacaacatcaaaaacacagcagtatatttcattgtactcatggggtactttttatgcctgtgttcaccaaacccatcttcagtgtttgctgctaaaaagctcatttttcagtttcatctgatcatagaagccagtcccatttgaagttccagtcgtgtctgataactgaatatgctggagtttgtttttggatgagcgaggagaatttttcttgaaactgtcccaaacaacatgtggtgatgtaggtgctgtttgacaatttcctttttaaggttttctgaccccgagactcaactattttctgcaattctccagctgtggtccttggagagtctttagccactcaaactctccttctcaccgtgcattaggacgatatagacacacgtcctcttccaggcagttttgtaacattttatgttgattggaaattattaattattgccctgatggtggaaatgggaattttcactgctctagctcttttcttaaagtcaCTTCatattttgctgcacatcagaaatatattctttggtttttctcattgtgatggatgattaagggaatttgggctttgtttttcctcctatttatatttctgtgaaacaggaagccatggctggatcatttcatgttcataatcaccctggagtgctcgaaaattgtgaatatgaatgggaatatacttcagagatattttactcataagaatttctaggggtgccaataattgtgtccaatgtgtattagagaaaaacatttatttcataatgatatttccccccattttaaattcttattatccggtgaaaggttagatttttgtgaatttttaaaataaaagatcaaaaggattaacaatgcagattaattttcacagccttctttggtcataattaccaagggtaccaacaattctgaccactactgtatacacacacacacactcttgttagtttttgtgaaaagtggggacattccatagacgtaatggtttttatagtgtacttactgtatgtgctattgccctacaccaaccctacacctaaacctaccccttacaggagactgtgcatttcaactttccccaaaaaaactcactctgagtgatttataagcattttgaaaagtggggacatgggtcaatgtcctgagatgtcaccttcaccttgtaatacctgtcatacctttgtcattatacaaatctatgtcctgacttttcacaaaagcacacacacacacacacacacacacacatctgtgtAATGCTGTTGTAATAACTCCTATCAGAAAATACAAATGACATCCTCAttgttaattataaaaaaaattgtcaaatttttatttacatgaagAATATCCAATCTACGCTCTAGTAACTTTACAGTTcaattacagtaaataatttcCCCTAGTATGATCAATAACACTGAATCTGTAGCATCTTCATAATTTGCTTAATCTGCGATTCAGCATGTCTTTAAACCCAGAAGCTGGATCGTCCAAGTTAAAGCCAACCTCAAACTCGGGCTTCTTTCCGAGGGCCAGCACAGCGACGGTTATGGCCAGAGCGGCGGTCAGGCCCCAGATCTGATGGATGTGCCCAGTGCTGGGGTCAGTGTACATGAAGCTGTGGGTCGGGCCGAAGACGCTGGGCACAGGATAACCGGAGTGATCCGCCGCTTTAGTGAAAAACTCCAGAGGAAGAGTGAACACCTCGCTCACCTCGTCTGTGTTGGGACGGGCTTCGAAGGAGTCCTCGATGAAAGCCACAACCGGAGTGATCAGAAGACCGGCCTGTGCAAACCACCTGAGCCGTTATAACTGGCCAAAGCACACAATTCATATTGTATCCTGGCTCACTAAAGTCTTATTTAGTGGTTACGTGCATTTTactaaaatgattatatatatatatatatatatacaaaatgcatattttttattgcaataatttcattaaatattacaaatatattcaaataaaaatatatattataatcaaTATGtgctataatatattttttttaaatataagacACCACCAAATAAGAATGTATTGAGCTATACAGTGATATTAATAATGCATGTGTGAAATGTATAATAATGAAATGACAATAATGACAGTACTTTGATAATGTTTtgtaaagaagtctcttatgcttacaaaggctgcatttttttaaatcaaatatacagtagaaacagtaataatgtaaaa
This genomic stretch from Onychostoma macrolepis isolate SWU-2019 chromosome 25, ASM1243209v1, whole genome shotgun sequence harbors:
- the nudt7 gene encoding peroxisomal coenzyme A diphosphatase NUDT7, whose product is MDLKEKTVAALKKHDSGEEFLRLPAALPAASVLIPLLLRDGQLRLLLTVRSFHLKQHAGEVCFPGGKRESGDRDEVHTALREAEEEIGLHPDAVQVICKLFPVLNKAGLLITPVVAFIEDSFEARPNTDEVSEVFTLPLEFFTKAADHSGYPVPSVFGPTHSFMYTDPSTGHIHQIWGLTAALAITVAVLALGKKPEFEVGFNLDDPASGFKDMLNRRLSKL